Proteins from a genomic interval of Kitasatospora herbaricolor:
- a CDS encoding ROK family transcriptional regulator, whose product MVVAEAARGPHVLRRMNGAAVLAALRAAGTDLRRVSEIAVTTGLSRPAVTRALSDLTGSGLVEELDSEDESTRQVGRPARMYRFRARAGHVCGIDIGPHKVLAVVSDLAGRPAALHRENVPAGTRGTELVTLAQQTVLKTLRAAGVKTSDLWATCVGTPGIVDRERGVVIQAPSIPGWAGLSVAPTLQAWLECPVYLDNDVTLAVLAERATGIADDDNLVLVHWGERIGTGIVIDGKPYRGSSAAAGELGFIDLSPATEREHPTDGVTGPAGLGAFEALVGADAIRTLGLAAYGQAGTTPPRGLADTTTGPQQLFEAARRGDPVAQSVVDRVAADFAHGLSVLLLLLDPGRVIIGGGLSIAGESLLAPVRHHLARHILLPANVVASTLGDRAVAQGATLFALEQVEARISPQVHGS is encoded by the coding sequence GTGGTGGTGGCCGAGGCGGCCCGCGGGCCGCACGTACTGCGCCGGATGAACGGCGCGGCCGTGCTGGCAGCGCTGCGGGCTGCCGGCACCGACCTGCGCCGGGTGTCAGAAATCGCAGTGACGACCGGTCTGTCGCGCCCGGCGGTAACCCGGGCGCTCTCCGATCTAACCGGGAGCGGACTCGTCGAAGAACTAGACAGCGAGGACGAGAGCACCCGCCAGGTAGGCCGCCCCGCCCGCATGTACCGGTTCCGGGCCCGTGCCGGACATGTCTGCGGCATCGACATAGGCCCGCACAAGGTCCTCGCCGTCGTCAGCGATCTCGCTGGCCGGCCCGCCGCCCTGCACCGCGAGAACGTGCCCGCAGGCACCCGCGGAACCGAACTCGTCACCCTCGCCCAGCAGACCGTACTGAAAACACTGCGCGCCGCCGGAGTGAAGACCTCCGACCTGTGGGCCACCTGCGTGGGTACTCCTGGCATCGTGGACCGAGAGCGGGGCGTGGTCATCCAGGCCCCCAGCATCCCCGGCTGGGCCGGCTTGTCGGTCGCACCGACCCTTCAAGCCTGGCTCGAGTGCCCCGTCTACCTCGACAACGACGTCACCCTCGCCGTCCTCGCGGAACGCGCGACGGGCATCGCGGACGACGACAACCTGGTCCTGGTGCACTGGGGAGAACGGATCGGCACCGGCATCGTCATCGACGGCAAGCCCTACCGCGGCTCGTCGGCGGCGGCCGGGGAACTCGGCTTCATCGACCTCTCCCCCGCCACGGAGCGCGAGCACCCTACCGACGGAGTGACGGGCCCGGCCGGCCTGGGCGCCTTCGAAGCACTCGTCGGCGCCGACGCGATCCGCACCCTCGGCCTGGCCGCCTACGGCCAGGCCGGCACCACCCCGCCTCGCGGCCTCGCCGACACCACCACCGGCCCTCAGCAACTCTTCGAAGCGGCCAGACGTGGTGACCCCGTCGCCCAGTCCGTGGTCGACCGGGTCGCCGCCGACTTCGCGCACGGCCTGAGCGTCCTGCTCCTCCTCCTGGACCCGGGACGCGTCATCATCGGCGGCGGCCTGTCCATCGCCGGCGAGAGCCTGCTCGCCCCAGTACGCCATCACCTCGCCCGCCACATCCTCCTGCCCGCCAACGTGGTCGCCTCCACCCTCGGTGACCGCGCCGTCGCCCAAGGCGCCACCCTTTTCGCCCTGGAGCAAGTCGAAGCGAGGATCTCCCCGCAGGTCCACGGTTCCTGA
- a CDS encoding ABC transporter substrate-binding protein, which produces MRNIQTFAVPVATTVMLAALTACGSSVAGIGDATTHTTDSKGSRVYGKCEVTGTRGSIHLTTVQKDTLTVVGDLPSPGWWNGDTVAQIAGGFEYCMAANLAYRAGLPKLTVRNVSFDALVAGKAQDFDIALAEISITDARRKVVDFSAPYFSSNIGVLVPSDSKATDTNIADLRLGVKQGTTGADFVRDHLHPKDQPKVFKGDVELQAALQAHQIDAALTDVAIVLGQAQQSKGKLQVIGQYDTGESYGALYPKDSKNASAFDGAIDSMKQDGTLDKLSSTYLAEAFGGDPSTVPVWSAK; this is translated from the coding sequence ATGCGCAACATCCAGACATTCGCCGTTCCCGTGGCCACCACCGTGATGCTGGCGGCCCTCACCGCGTGTGGTAGCTCCGTGGCCGGCATCGGTGACGCAACCACCCACACCACCGACTCCAAGGGATCCCGCGTCTACGGCAAGTGCGAGGTGACCGGCACCCGTGGCTCGATCCACCTCACGACCGTCCAGAAGGACACCCTCACCGTGGTCGGCGACCTCCCCAGCCCCGGCTGGTGGAACGGCGACACCGTGGCGCAGATCGCAGGCGGCTTCGAGTACTGCATGGCGGCCAACCTCGCCTACCGGGCCGGCCTGCCCAAGCTCACAGTGCGCAACGTGTCCTTCGACGCCCTCGTCGCGGGCAAGGCCCAGGACTTCGACATCGCGCTCGCCGAGATCTCCATCACCGACGCCCGCCGCAAGGTGGTCGACTTCTCAGCCCCCTACTTCTCCTCCAACATCGGCGTCCTCGTGCCGTCGGACTCCAAGGCCACCGACACGAACATCGCCGACCTGCGACTCGGAGTGAAGCAGGGCACAACCGGCGCCGACTTCGTCCGGGACCACCTTCACCCCAAGGACCAACCGAAGGTCTTCAAGGGTGATGTCGAACTCCAGGCAGCCCTCCAGGCACACCAGATCGACGCCGCGCTCACCGACGTCGCCATCGTGCTCGGCCAAGCCCAGCAGTCCAAGGGCAAGCTCCAGGTCATCGGGCAGTACGACACCGGCGAGTCCTACGGAGCGCTCTACCCCAAGGACAGCAAGAACGCCTCCGCCTTCGACGGGGCCATCGACTCGATGAAGCAGGACGGCACGCTCGACAAGCTCTCCTCCACCTACTTGGCCGAGGCCTTCGGCGGAGACCCGTCGACCGTCCCGGTGTGGAGCGCGAAGTGA
- a CDS encoding alpha-N-acetylglucosaminidase TIM-barrel domain-containing protein — translation MVSPVASAVEAPTPGPTATEEFDAAPAIASLKRLLPAATVAQFTFAPRSDDNSFTVSGTAGAITVQGANQRNLLAGVGWYLEHVAKVDIGWPGDSLAKLPTTLPAVGTPTTVSAVVPHRYALNDTDAGYSGPNRTFADYQHEIDLLALHGINEVFVQTGAEYPYYEMLQNRGYTSQELLDWIPGPAHQPWWLLQNLTGTGGPESAQLLQNRADEGRDICNLLRSLDMTPVLPGFIGTVPADFAGKEQNKGANVIDQGKWDGSPRPGWLDPNDPLFPTVAADYYRIQAQQFGNSTMYKMDMLHEGGQAGNVDVTKAAASVQRGLWAAHNGATWVILGWGDNPTTQVLNGIADKDNSALIVDGYSDRMRDFDRESGWQNTPYAFGTIHNFGGHTTIGANTNVWTAYFHSLLTKPNNKLRGIAYLPEATGGDPAAFELFTNLAWTSTPAGQTAAEIKQTDWFSDYATRRYGGYDSHATAAWQWLRRGPYGTPTGVATDKANSWDEPQDSLFSARPGLTVKKAAPFSPTDMRYNAATVQRALAELLQVAPALQNSTAYRYDLVNTARQALTNRSRVLLPRINDAYLKKDLEAFKSLTAEWNDDEKKLDALLASDENFLLGPLLAQARAAGTTEGEKDRLEVEQRSILTTWGSTAQQDEKLHDYGNRELAGLVSEVHAKRWSTYFKGLQDALQNNTGTPPDPNWFTFDTMWTTKPSTLTDPVAKATERAKYAVKVTGDPIDLATAINNSLPPAGPLGPITGKGGKCVDVAGANALNGTAVQLWDCNDSGAQIWSLDTDGSIRAYGKCMDAKGGRTTQGTVVQLYECQSPLVPAQIWTSGPNGSLINPVSGLCLDATKGSTANGTRLQLWECNKSTAQNWTKPS, via the coding sequence ATGGTGAGTCCTGTCGCAAGTGCCGTCGAAGCGCCGACACCCGGTCCGACGGCCACCGAGGAATTCGACGCAGCCCCCGCCATCGCCTCGCTCAAACGACTGCTACCGGCGGCGACCGTGGCGCAGTTCACCTTCGCGCCCCGGTCGGACGATAACTCCTTCACCGTCTCGGGCACCGCCGGGGCGATCACCGTGCAGGGCGCCAATCAACGCAACCTGCTCGCCGGCGTCGGCTGGTACCTGGAACACGTGGCCAAGGTCGACATCGGCTGGCCCGGGGACAGCCTCGCGAAGCTCCCCACGACACTCCCCGCCGTCGGCACCCCCACCACCGTATCCGCCGTCGTTCCGCATCGTTATGCGCTCAACGACACCGACGCGGGCTACTCCGGCCCCAACCGCACCTTCGCCGACTACCAGCACGAAATCGACCTGCTCGCCCTGCACGGCATCAACGAGGTCTTCGTGCAGACCGGAGCCGAGTACCCCTACTACGAGATGCTCCAGAACCGCGGCTACACGTCGCAGGAACTGCTGGACTGGATTCCCGGCCCTGCCCACCAGCCCTGGTGGCTCCTGCAGAACCTGACCGGCACCGGCGGGCCCGAATCCGCACAGCTGCTCCAGAACCGGGCGGACGAGGGCCGCGACATCTGCAACCTCCTGCGCTCGCTCGACATGACCCCGGTACTTCCGGGCTTCATCGGTACCGTGCCGGCCGACTTCGCCGGCAAGGAGCAGAACAAGGGCGCGAACGTCATCGACCAGGGTAAGTGGGACGGCAGCCCAAGGCCCGGCTGGCTTGACCCGAATGACCCGTTGTTCCCCACGGTAGCCGCTGACTACTACCGCATCCAGGCGCAGCAGTTCGGCAACTCCACCATGTACAAGATGGACATGCTGCACGAGGGCGGCCAGGCCGGGAACGTAGACGTGACGAAGGCTGCCGCGTCCGTACAGAGAGGGCTCTGGGCCGCACACAACGGCGCGACATGGGTGATTCTCGGCTGGGGCGACAATCCGACGACCCAGGTGCTGAACGGCATCGCCGACAAGGACAACAGCGCGCTGATCGTGGACGGGTACTCCGACCGCATGCGCGACTTCGACCGTGAGTCGGGCTGGCAGAACACACCCTACGCCTTCGGCACCATCCACAACTTCGGCGGCCACACCACGATCGGCGCGAACACCAACGTGTGGACGGCCTACTTCCACTCCCTGCTCACCAAGCCCAACAACAAGCTGCGGGGCATCGCCTACCTGCCGGAAGCCACGGGCGGCGACCCGGCGGCGTTCGAGCTGTTCACCAATCTGGCCTGGACCTCCACGCCGGCCGGCCAGACAGCCGCGGAGATCAAGCAGACCGACTGGTTCAGTGACTACGCCACCCGCCGCTACGGCGGCTACGACAGCCACGCCACGGCGGCCTGGCAGTGGCTGCGCCGCGGACCGTACGGCACGCCCACCGGTGTCGCAACGGACAAGGCCAATAGTTGGGACGAGCCGCAGGACAGCCTGTTCTCGGCCCGACCGGGCCTCACCGTGAAGAAGGCCGCTCCCTTCAGCCCAACGGACATGCGGTACAACGCCGCCACCGTGCAACGCGCGCTCGCCGAGCTCCTTCAGGTCGCACCCGCCCTGCAGAACAGCACGGCCTACCGCTACGACCTCGTCAACACGGCCCGGCAGGCACTCACGAACCGGAGCCGAGTGCTGCTCCCCCGGATCAACGACGCCTACCTGAAGAAGGACCTCGAAGCGTTCAAATCACTGACCGCCGAGTGGAACGACGACGAGAAGAAACTCGACGCCCTCCTCGCCAGTGACGAAAACTTCCTCCTCGGCCCCCTGCTCGCCCAAGCACGAGCGGCAGGGACCACTGAAGGGGAGAAGGACCGTCTCGAGGTCGAGCAGCGCTCCATCCTCACCACCTGGGGCAGCACCGCCCAGCAGGACGAAAAGCTCCACGACTACGGCAACCGCGAGTTGGCGGGACTGGTCTCCGAGGTACACGCCAAGCGCTGGTCGACGTACTTCAAGGGCCTGCAGGACGCGCTGCAGAACAACACCGGCACACCGCCGGACCCCAACTGGTTCACCTTCGACACCATGTGGACCACCAAGCCCTCCACCCTCACGGACCCCGTGGCGAAGGCAACCGAGAGGGCCAAGTACGCCGTGAAGGTCACCGGTGACCCGATCGACCTGGCCACCGCGATCAACAACTCGCTACCACCGGCCGGGCCCCTGGGCCCGATCACTGGCAAGGGCGGCAAGTGTGTGGACGTGGCCGGGGCGAATGCGCTCAACGGCACCGCCGTCCAGTTGTGGGACTGCAACGACAGCGGGGCCCAGATCTGGTCGCTGGACACGGACGGCAGCATCCGCGCCTACGGCAAGTGCATGGACGCGAAGGGCGGCCGCACCACGCAGGGAACCGTCGTCCAGCTCTACGAGTGCCAGAGTCCGCTGGTCCCTGCCCAGATCTGGACGAGCGGGCCGAACGGCTCTCTCATCAACCCCGTGTCGGGGCTGTGCCTGGACGCGACAAAGGGCTCTACCGCCAACGGCACGCGTCTCCAGCTCTGGGAGTGCAACAAGAGCACGGCTCAGAACTGGACCAAGCCGTCCTGA
- a CDS encoding amino acid ABC transporter permease, with protein sequence MEREVIDASTASVTDGNRPTAAAPPRPALPLATAAVAAVAATVTLTAATAWSVSDILPGSGLPAATGAAVVTAAVLTLLRPALRAVRSGRTATAAWSRGRRADARRAASEAREDARTVLGWCLSALVLLGSVWFLFANDRAVQRTFFDGEVMGVSFSDITLAFGTNLFIAVIAQILILLWGLALALARMAPGRAGRPLRLLATTYIDAFRAVPAIIIIYLIGFGLPLAEVPFLSSLSPIWFAILALTLTYSAYVAEVFRAGIESIAPGQSAAARSLGLSQSATLRHVVLPQAVRRVVPPLLNDFISLQKDTALVNVIGTIDAFNQSKIFASNHFNLSSVTVVAVLFVLITIPQARLVDRLVIREQRRGKGA encoded by the coding sequence GTGGAGCGCGAAGTGATAGACGCCTCCACTGCGTCGGTCACCGACGGCAACAGGCCGACGGCGGCCGCCCCACCGCGGCCGGCCCTGCCACTCGCGACCGCCGCGGTGGCGGCCGTCGCCGCCACCGTGACGCTGACCGCCGCCACCGCCTGGTCCGTGAGCGACATCCTGCCCGGCTCCGGCCTACCCGCGGCCACAGGCGCCGCAGTCGTGACCGCCGCCGTGCTCACCCTGCTACGGCCGGCCCTACGGGCGGTGCGTTCGGGCCGTACAGCCACCGCAGCCTGGTCCAGGGGCCGGCGAGCGGACGCCCGGCGAGCTGCGTCCGAGGCCCGTGAGGACGCCCGGACCGTACTGGGCTGGTGTCTGTCCGCACTCGTGCTGCTGGGGTCGGTCTGGTTCCTGTTCGCCAACGACCGGGCCGTACAGCGCACCTTCTTCGACGGCGAAGTGATGGGAGTCAGCTTCTCGGACATCACCCTAGCCTTCGGCACCAACCTCTTCATCGCCGTCATCGCCCAGATCCTGATCCTCCTGTGGGGACTCGCCCTCGCCCTCGCCCGGATGGCGCCGGGCCGAGCCGGCCGCCCGCTAAGGCTGCTGGCCACCACGTACATCGATGCCTTCCGTGCCGTACCGGCGATCATCATCATCTATCTGATCGGCTTCGGACTGCCCCTCGCCGAGGTACCGTTCCTCAGCTCGCTCAGTCCGATCTGGTTCGCGATCCTCGCGCTCACCCTCACCTACAGCGCGTACGTCGCCGAGGTGTTCCGGGCCGGCATCGAGTCCATCGCGCCCGGCCAGAGCGCGGCGGCACGCTCCCTCGGCCTCTCGCAAAGCGCGACGCTGCGCCATGTCGTGCTGCCGCAGGCCGTCCGACGCGTCGTACCGCCGCTGCTCAACGACTTCATCAGCCTGCAGAAGGACACCGCGCTGGTAAATGTCATCGGCACCATCGACGCTTTCAACCAGTCGAAGATCTTCGCGTCCAACCACTTCAACCTGTCCTCGGTGACCGTGGTCGCCGTGCTCTTCGTCCTCATCACCATCCCGCAGGCCCGATTGGTCGACCGCCTGGTCATCCGTGAGCAGCGCCGCGGCAAGGGAGCCTGA
- a CDS encoding ricin-type beta-trefoil lectin domain protein, whose amino-acid sequence MIKSNGAHRALPILLSATLLLAGAALSAPPASANDGVSQAAANYAASATPNGAIAAVPPMGYNNWARSQCYAQAPLDGSNALGYSFQQYMMDNAKGLSDAGLIAAGYKTVTVDDCWMYRDSTGKLRGALNWGGATDVRNPAKQPGFDADLTTYGDYLHSLGAKFGIYNTRGTKTCSIAAETAPNQPNGSWGYEQIDADSYVAWGVEAFKYDNCGTVGLTFDAKTLTAKMANALKTAVAKANAAGKPAPNVLFNISAPAGMGNSSVKFAEMNWVRDLGQQWRIGPDIYNYKAATDPWDQKISGYNWGVYQTVDFSLELSRYQGPGNWNDPDMLLIGDNGMTTAEERSQMSLFSAMAAPLVISTDARKFSPAYIAAHPAEAAHLNASVEILKNPEVIAVDQDPLGAGGYRVSGGGRNSTTGVSISDSGVDVVVKPLADGGRAVVVLNKGSASTTQTLDLKSLGFNAAGCTYDVRDLWAHTSSALTGTVALTIAPHDSAMLRVTAQNGCGSTTARGQITASRNTWDGASLCLDNFHSRTGATSAVILYQCTSAANQQWQMNTDGSIKLLQADAGDFCLTAQSGTSTSVVNAASGQWVGVAPCGSAPERQTWTYNRDGNLKLAGTTKCLDVYKGTTTTPGTPVGLYACGAAPNNIYVHQTWAAPYSTPPGS is encoded by the coding sequence ATGATCAAGAGCAACGGTGCGCACAGAGCACTCCCCATACTGCTGAGCGCGACCCTCCTCCTGGCCGGCGCCGCGCTCAGCGCTCCGCCGGCATCGGCCAACGATGGCGTTTCCCAGGCCGCCGCCAACTACGCCGCCTCAGCCACCCCGAACGGGGCCATCGCCGCTGTTCCGCCCATGGGCTACAACAACTGGGCTCGGAGCCAGTGCTACGCCCAAGCCCCGCTGGACGGCTCGAACGCGCTCGGTTACTCCTTCCAGCAGTACATGATGGACAACGCCAAGGGCTTGTCCGACGCCGGACTCATCGCGGCCGGTTACAAGACCGTCACCGTCGACGACTGCTGGATGTACCGGGACAGCACCGGCAAACTGCGCGGCGCCCTCAACTGGGGCGGCGCCACCGACGTGCGCAACCCTGCCAAGCAGCCCGGCTTCGACGCCGACCTGACCACCTACGGCGACTACCTGCACAGCCTGGGTGCCAAGTTCGGCATCTACAACACCCGCGGCACCAAGACCTGCAGCATCGCCGCCGAGACGGCCCCCAACCAGCCCAACGGCAGCTGGGGGTACGAGCAGATCGACGCGGACTCCTATGTCGCCTGGGGCGTCGAGGCCTTCAAGTACGACAACTGCGGCACCGTCGGACTCACCTTCGATGCCAAGACGCTCACAGCGAAGATGGCCAACGCGCTCAAGACCGCCGTCGCCAAGGCCAACGCCGCCGGCAAGCCGGCCCCGAACGTCCTGTTCAACATCTCCGCCCCCGCCGGCATGGGCAACAGCTCCGTGAAGTTCGCCGAGATGAACTGGGTCCGCGACCTGGGCCAGCAGTGGCGAATCGGCCCCGACATCTACAACTACAAGGCCGCCACGGATCCCTGGGACCAGAAGATCAGCGGCTACAACTGGGGCGTCTACCAGACCGTCGACTTCTCGCTCGAACTCAGCCGCTACCAGGGCCCGGGCAACTGGAACGACCCCGACATGCTGCTCATCGGCGACAACGGCATGACCACCGCCGAGGAGCGCAGCCAAATGTCGCTGTTCTCCGCGATGGCGGCCCCCCTGGTCATCTCCACCGACGCCCGCAAGTTCTCCCCCGCCTACATCGCCGCCCACCCGGCGGAGGCCGCACACCTCAACGCCTCGGTCGAGATCCTCAAGAACCCCGAGGTGATCGCCGTCGACCAGGACCCGCTGGGCGCCGGCGGCTACCGCGTCTCGGGCGGCGGACGCAACAGCACTACCGGGGTTTCGATCTCCGACAGCGGCGTCGACGTCGTCGTCAAGCCGCTGGCCGACGGAGGTCGCGCGGTGGTCGTGCTCAACAAGGGATCCGCGTCGACGACCCAGACCCTCGACCTGAAGTCCCTGGGCTTCAACGCCGCTGGCTGCACCTACGACGTGCGCGACCTGTGGGCCCACACCAGCAGCGCTTTGACCGGGACCGTGGCGCTCACCATCGCCCCCCACGACAGCGCCATGCTCAGGGTCACTGCCCAGAACGGCTGCGGGAGCACCACAGCCCGCGGTCAGATCACGGCCTCCCGCAACACATGGGACGGCGCCTCGCTCTGCCTGGACAACTTCCACTCCCGAACGGGGGCGACCAGCGCCGTCATCCTCTACCAGTGCACCAGTGCTGCGAACCAGCAGTGGCAGATGAACACCGACGGCAGCATCAAGCTCCTTCAAGCCGACGCCGGAGACTTCTGCCTCACGGCGCAGAGCGGCACCAGCACCAGCGTCGTCAACGCCGCGTCCGGTCAGTGGGTCGGTGTCGCCCCCTGCGGCTCCGCACCCGAGCGGCAGACCTGGACCTACAACCGCGACGGCAACCTGAAGCTCGCCGGCACCACCAAGTGCCTTGACGTTTACAAGGGCACCACGACCACCCCTGGCACCCCCGTCGGCCTCTACGCCTGCGGGGCCGCACCCAACAACATCTACGTCCACCAGACCTGGGCCGCCCCCTACAGCACGCCGCCCGGGTCCTGA
- a CDS encoding IS5 family transposase (programmed frameshift), with product MIEPVLPAWPERSPGPKPVSDRLCLQGILFVLHTGIPWQQLPLELGFGSGQTCWRRLERWQEAGVFDLLHRILLAELNAAGELDWSRACVDASHVRAKKRGAATGPSPVDRRKTGSKHHLICDGGGTPLHVITTAANVNDVTQTLALVDGVPPVAGRVGHPRKRPDALLGDKGYDSNPNRRELRRRGILPVISRKGQPDIKGLGKLRYVVEQTFALLHQFKRLAIRWERRLDLHNGLVSLACSLICWRRLKKAAP from the exons ATGATCGAGCCGGTCCTGCCGGCCTGGCCCGAGCGGTCACCGGGACCGAAGCCCGTGTCGGACCGGCTCTGCCTGCAGGGCATCCTCTTCGTTCTCCACACCGGGATCCCGTGGCAGCAGCTGCCCCTGGAGCTGGGCTTCGGCTCCGGCCAGACATGCTGGCGGCGCCTGGAGCGCTGGCAGGAGGCCGGCGTCTTCGACCTGCTGCACCGGATACTGCTCGCCGAGCTCAACGCGGCCGGCGAACTGGACTGGAGCCGCGCGTGCGTGGACGCCTCCCACGTACGCGCGA AAAAAAGGGGAGCCGCGACGGGCCCGTCGCCGGTCGACCGCCGCAAGACGGGCAGCAAACACCACCTGATCTGTGACGGCGGTGGCACCCCGCTCCACGTGATCACCACCGCGGCCAACGTGAACGACGTCACCCAGACCCTCGCCCTGGTGGACGGAGTACCGCCGGTGGCCGGCCGGGTCGGCCATCCCCGCAAGCGCCCCGACGCCCTCCTCGGCGACAAGGGCTACGACAGCAACCCCAACCGGCGCGAACTGCGCAGACGCGGGATCCTGCCGGTCATCTCCCGCAAGGGGCAGCCCGACATCAAGGGACTTGGCAAGCTCCGCTACGTGGTGGAGCAGACCTTCGCCCTGCTCCACCAGTTCAAGCGACTGGCCATCCGCTGGGAACGACGCCTCGACCTTCACAACGGCCTCGTCTCCCTGGCCTGCTCACTGATCTGCTGGCGCCGCCTCAAGAAGGCTGCCCCGTGA
- a CDS encoding LacI family DNA-binding transcriptional regulator, whose protein sequence is MAQATGLSITTVSHALRGKGQIAAATRERVRRAAEELGYRPDPVAQGLVTGRTGILGLAVGHMSNRPWTSTYRPYYAAFSAGATMAAVERDYALVVVPGDPASGLWTRVPLDGLIIVDPVREDPLLADCARRGLPVVTDGRPIDPEYDDVPTVESDLERGMTEVLGHLRDAGATRIGLLSGPELDAYTQDSERHYRRWCAAEGQPAVIEIPAAAEDPVEAALRLLSRSERPDAVHGLNETYGQALLTAARQLGLDIPADLMISVMRESDRSEDSGHWHMPLTALSLDAQRLGAASVAMLIDVLGGDPPRNVVVPCTVIVRDSSRRR, encoded by the coding sequence GTGGCGCAGGCCACCGGGCTGTCCATCACCACCGTGTCCCATGCCCTGCGAGGCAAGGGCCAGATCGCCGCGGCCACCCGCGAGCGAGTGCGTCGGGCCGCCGAAGAACTTGGCTACCGCCCCGACCCCGTCGCCCAGGGCCTGGTGACCGGACGCACCGGCATCCTCGGACTTGCCGTCGGCCACATGTCGAACCGCCCGTGGACCAGCACCTACCGCCCCTACTACGCGGCGTTCTCGGCCGGCGCCACCATGGCCGCGGTCGAGCGCGACTACGCGCTCGTCGTCGTACCGGGCGACCCGGCCTCCGGGCTATGGACCCGGGTCCCTCTGGACGGTCTGATCATCGTCGACCCGGTACGGGAGGACCCATTGCTCGCCGACTGCGCCCGCCGAGGGCTGCCGGTGGTCACCGACGGCCGCCCCATCGATCCGGAGTATGACGACGTACCCACTGTGGAGAGCGACTTGGAACGCGGAATGACCGAGGTTCTCGGCCATCTGCGCGACGCAGGCGCCACCCGAATCGGCCTGCTCTCAGGGCCGGAGCTCGACGCGTACACCCAGGACTCCGAGCGCCACTACCGAAGGTGGTGCGCCGCGGAGGGGCAACCGGCGGTCATCGAGATCCCGGCCGCCGCGGAGGACCCAGTGGAGGCGGCGCTACGGCTGCTGTCCCGCTCGGAGCGCCCGGACGCGGTGCACGGTCTCAACGAGACCTACGGCCAGGCCCTGCTGACCGCGGCACGCCAACTGGGTCTGGACATACCCGCCGACCTGATGATCAGCGTGATGCGCGAGAGCGACCGATCCGAGGACTCCGGACACTGGCACATGCCACTGACCGCACTCAGCCTGGATGCCCAACGCCTGGGCGCCGCGTCCGTCGCGATGCTGATCGACGTTCTCGGCGGGGATCCGCCGCGCAATGTGGTGGTGCCTTGCACCGTGATCGTCCGCGACTCCTCGCGCCGCCGCTGA
- a CDS encoding amino acid ABC transporter ATP-binding protein, whose product MAFIEIDTVHKNYGDTPVLRGINLNVERHQVVTLIGASGSGKSTLLRCVNGLEEISGGEIRVDGDVTSGRGTDADRLRRDVGMVFQHFNLFPHMTVLRNVALAPTRVYGVPRPEAEEQARVLLKRVGLGDKTNCMPERLSGGQQQRVAIVRALATGPRALLLDEITSALDPELVAEVLAIVRELAEGGMTMLLATHEMGFAREVSNKVCFLHQGVLLEEGPPEQIFGDPQQERTRAFLRRIVEAGRL is encoded by the coding sequence ATGGCCTTCATCGAGATCGACACGGTCCACAAGAATTACGGGGACACTCCCGTACTGCGCGGCATCAACCTGAACGTCGAACGGCACCAGGTAGTGACGCTGATCGGCGCTTCCGGCAGCGGCAAGTCCACCCTCCTGCGGTGCGTCAACGGCCTCGAGGAGATCAGCGGTGGCGAGATCAGAGTCGACGGCGATGTCACCTCCGGCCGCGGCACCGACGCGGACCGGCTGCGCCGCGACGTTGGCATGGTCTTCCAGCACTTCAACCTCTTCCCGCACATGACCGTGCTGCGCAATGTCGCCCTCGCGCCGACACGGGTGTACGGAGTACCGCGCCCCGAGGCAGAGGAACAGGCCCGTGTCTTGCTCAAGCGAGTCGGCCTTGGGGACAAGACCAATTGCATGCCTGAGAGGCTCTCCGGCGGACAGCAGCAGCGGGTGGCCATCGTGCGCGCCCTGGCCACTGGCCCCCGCGCCCTGCTGCTCGACGAGATCACCTCGGCCCTCGACCCCGAACTCGTCGCCGAAGTGCTGGCCATCGTCCGTGAGCTGGCCGAAGGAGGCATGACCATGCTGCTGGCCACACACGAGATGGGTTTTGCCCGGGAGGTGTCGAACAAGGTGTGCTTCCTGCACCAGGGAGTGCTGCTAGAGGAGGGCCCACCGGAGCAGATCTTCGGCGATCCGCAGCAGGAGCGCACCCGCGCCTTCCTGCGCCGCATCGTCGAGGCGGGGCGCCTTTGA